A part of Colius striatus isolate bColStr4 chromosome 13, bColStr4.1.hap1, whole genome shotgun sequence genomic DNA contains:
- the LOC104552912 gene encoding ras-related GTP-binding protein A isoform X2 yields the protein MPSTAMKKKVLLMGKSGSGKTSMRSIIFANYIARDTRRLGATIDVEHSHVRFLGNLVLNLWDCGGQDTFMENYFTSQRDNIFRNVEVLIYVFDVESRELEKDMHYYQSCLEAILQNSPDAKIFCLVHKMDLVQEDQRDLIFKEREEDLKRLSRPLECVCFRTSIWDETLYKAWSSIVYQLIPNVQQLEMNLRNFAQIIEADEVLLFERATFLVISHYQCKEQRDVHRFEKISNIIKQFKLSCSKLAASFQSMEVRNSNFAAFIDIFTSNTYVMVVMSDPSIPSAATLINIRNARKHFEKLERVDGPKHSLLMR from the exons gTGCTGCTGATGGGGAAAAGTGGGTCTGGGAAGACCAGCATGAGGTCCATTATCTTTGCAAACTACATCGCCAGGGACACGCGGCGCCTGGGTGCCACAA TTGATGTGGAGCACTCCCATGTTAGATTTCTGGGAAACCTGGTGTTGAATCTCTGGGACTGCGGAGG aCAGGACACTTTTATGGAGAACTACTTCACCAGCCAGCGGGACAACATCTTCCGCAACGTGGAAGTCCTCATCTATGTCTTCGACGTGGAGAGCCGGGAGCTGGAGAAGGACATGCACTACTACCAGTCCTGCTTGGAGGCAATCCTTCAGAACTCCCCTGATGCAAAGATCTTTTGTCTAGTGCACAAGATGGACTTGGTGCAGGAGGATCAGCGGGATTTG ATTTTTAAGGAGCGTGAGGAGGACCTGAAGCGCCTTTCCCGCCCCTTGGAATGTGTTTGCTTTAGAACTTCCATCTGGGATGAAACCCTGTACAAG GCATGGTCCAGTATAGTCTATCAGCTGATCCCCAACGTCCAGCAGCTGGAAATGAACCTGAGGAACTTTGCTCAGATCATCGAGGCAGATGAAGTGCTTCTGTTTGAGAGAGCCACGTTCCTG GTCATTTCTCACTATCAGTGCAAAGAGCAGCGGGATGTCCACAGATTTGAGAAAATCAGCAACATTATTAAACAATTCAAGCTCAGTTGCAG TAAGCTGGCAGCCTCTTTCCAGAGCATGGAGGTCAGGAACTCTAACTTTGCTGCTTTCATTGACATCTTCACATCAAATACATACGTGATGGTGGTTATGTCAGACCCTTCAATAC CCTCTGCGGCCACACTGATCAACATCCGCAACGCCAGGAAACACTTTGAGAAGCTGGAGAGGGTGGATGGACCAAAGCACAGCCTGCTCATGCGCTGA
- the LOC104552912 gene encoding ras-related GTP-binding protein A isoform X1, with protein MPSTAMKKKVLLMGKSGSGKTSMRSIIFANYIARDTRRLGATIDVEHSHVRFLGNLVLNLWDCGGQDTFMENYFTSQRDNIFRNVEVLIYVFDVESRELEKDMHYYQSCLEAILQNSPDAKIFCLVHKMDLVQEDQRDLIFKEREEDLKRLSRPLECVCFRTSIWDETLYKVISHYQCKEQRDVHRFEKISNIIKQFKLSCSKLAASFQSMEVRNSNFAAFIDIFTSNTYVMVVMSDPSIPSAATLINIRNARKHFEKLERVDGPKHSLLMR; from the exons gTGCTGCTGATGGGGAAAAGTGGGTCTGGGAAGACCAGCATGAGGTCCATTATCTTTGCAAACTACATCGCCAGGGACACGCGGCGCCTGGGTGCCACAA TTGATGTGGAGCACTCCCATGTTAGATTTCTGGGAAACCTGGTGTTGAATCTCTGGGACTGCGGAGG aCAGGACACTTTTATGGAGAACTACTTCACCAGCCAGCGGGACAACATCTTCCGCAACGTGGAAGTCCTCATCTATGTCTTCGACGTGGAGAGCCGGGAGCTGGAGAAGGACATGCACTACTACCAGTCCTGCTTGGAGGCAATCCTTCAGAACTCCCCTGATGCAAAGATCTTTTGTCTAGTGCACAAGATGGACTTGGTGCAGGAGGATCAGCGGGATTTG ATTTTTAAGGAGCGTGAGGAGGACCTGAAGCGCCTTTCCCGCCCCTTGGAATGTGTTTGCTTTAGAACTTCCATCTGGGATGAAACCCTGTACAAG GTCATTTCTCACTATCAGTGCAAAGAGCAGCGGGATGTCCACAGATTTGAGAAAATCAGCAACATTATTAAACAATTCAAGCTCAGTTGCAG TAAGCTGGCAGCCTCTTTCCAGAGCATGGAGGTCAGGAACTCTAACTTTGCTGCTTTCATTGACATCTTCACATCAAATACATACGTGATGGTGGTTATGTCAGACCCTTCAATAC CCTCTGCGGCCACACTGATCAACATCCGCAACGCCAGGAAACACTTTGAGAAGCTGGAGAGGGTGGATGGACCAAAGCACAGCCTGCTCATGCGCTGA